One genomic segment of Amycolatopsis granulosa includes these proteins:
- a CDS encoding alpha/beta hydrolase, whose translation MTANPHNLALEPAAQAFAEATDNPPYLFQLPPEEGRRAVDEVQSGEIAKPDADIEDRTIDGGPTGQVRLRIVRPAGATGTLPVVLYIHGAGWVFGNSHTHDRLIREIAAGTGAAVVFPEYDRSPEARYPVALEQNYAAAQWIVAEGAEHGLDANRLAIAGDSVGGNMTAAVTILARQRGDVTFRQQVLFYPVTDASFDTASYREFATGYFLALEGMKWFWDQYTTDAAQRAEITASPLRASLDELAGLPPALVITAEADVLRDEGEAYANKLRQAGVPVTAVRYQGVIHDFVMLNALRETPAAEAAISQAVSVLRKALQD comes from the coding sequence ATGACCGCCAACCCGCACAACCTCGCCCTCGAACCCGCCGCACAGGCGTTCGCCGAGGCGACCGACAACCCGCCGTACCTGTTCCAGCTTCCGCCCGAGGAAGGCCGCAGGGCCGTCGACGAGGTTCAGTCCGGGGAGATCGCCAAGCCGGACGCCGACATCGAGGACCGCACCATCGACGGCGGGCCGACCGGCCAGGTGCGGCTGCGCATCGTGCGTCCCGCCGGCGCCACCGGCACCCTGCCGGTCGTGCTCTACATCCACGGCGCGGGCTGGGTGTTCGGCAACAGCCACACCCACGACCGGCTGATCCGCGAGATCGCGGCCGGTACCGGCGCGGCGGTCGTCTTCCCCGAATACGACCGCTCCCCCGAGGCGCGTTATCCGGTCGCGCTCGAGCAGAACTACGCCGCCGCGCAGTGGATCGTCGCCGAGGGCGCGGAGCACGGACTCGATGCGAACCGCCTGGCGATCGCCGGCGACTCGGTCGGCGGGAACATGACCGCGGCCGTGACGATCCTGGCCAGGCAGCGCGGCGACGTCACCTTCCGCCAGCAGGTCCTGTTCTACCCGGTCACCGACGCGAGCTTCGACACCGCCTCGTACCGGGAGTTCGCCACCGGCTACTTCCTGGCGCTGGAGGGCATGAAGTGGTTCTGGGACCAGTACACCACCGATGCGGCGCAGCGCGCGGAGATCACCGCCTCGCCGCTGCGCGCGAGCCTGGACGAGCTGGCCGGGCTGCCCCCGGCGCTGGTGATCACCGCGGAGGCCGACGTGCTCCGCGACGAGGGTGAGGCATACGCGAACAAGCTGCGCCAGGCCGGCGTCCCGGTCACCGCGGTGCGCTACCAGGGTGTCATCCACGACTTCGTGATGCTCAACGCGCTGCGCGAGACCCCGGCCGCCGAGGCCGCGATCAGCCAGGCGGTGTCGGTGCTGAGGAAGGCACTGCAGGACTGA
- a CDS encoding transglycosylase SLT domain-containing protein: MSVAGSASPLAMASTGGDPAPPVPAAETAPVADAAHVAPVLGPPSTWVVSTPASVLDIPARPAHPEPAAAETPAAAPVPPPPPPPPPEVFDTSGDQLAGWVNEALRVMKSQGMPVGAGDVRAIRTIIDKESGGDPQAVNRWDSNWIAGHPSKGLMQCIDSTFEANKLPGHDDIFDPVDNIIAGVRYTFDRYGSFAGHPGLKSMSQGSGYRGY; this comes from the coding sequence ATGTCGGTGGCCGGGTCCGCGAGCCCGCTCGCGATGGCGAGCACCGGCGGCGATCCCGCGCCGCCGGTGCCCGCCGCCGAGACCGCCCCGGTCGCCGACGCCGCACATGTCGCTCCGGTCCTCGGGCCGCCGTCGACCTGGGTCGTGAGCACCCCGGCGTCCGTCCTGGACATCCCGGCCCGCCCCGCCCACCCGGAGCCGGCCGCCGCGGAAACCCCCGCCGCGGCACCGGTTCCACCGCCCCCACCACCGCCCCCGCCGGAGGTGTTCGACACCAGCGGCGACCAGCTCGCCGGCTGGGTCAACGAGGCGCTGCGCGTGATGAAATCGCAGGGCATGCCGGTGGGTGCCGGTGATGTGCGGGCCATCCGCACGATCATCGACAAGGAGTCGGGCGGCGACCCGCAGGCGGTGAACCGGTGGGACAGCAACTGGATCGCCGGTCACCCGTCCAAGGGCCTGATGCAGTGCATCGACTCGACCTTCGAGGCGAACAAGCTGCCCGGGCACGACGACATCTTCGACCCGGTGGACAACATCATCGCCGGGGTGCGCTACACCTTCGACCGCTACGGCAGTTTCGCCGGTCACCCCGGGCTGAAGAGCATGTCCCAGGGCAGCGGTTACCGCGGTTACTGA
- a CDS encoding isochorismatase family protein, whose amino-acid sequence MPTPGNPKPWSGVIPAADLETFGREFAPEDRPLTAGTSPALVVVDMTKAFVDSTYPTGFSPTGRPALAANAELLAASRRAGIPVFFTKAYAEPDHRPRPAERGRWKLNPRPVPLPDGTPPGDALPPELTPLNDEIVINKGGKPSAFFGTPLASYLIHAGCDTVIVTGMTTSGCVRATVLDAFQYNFHVVVPFECCADRSQISHQVNLFDMHMKYAEVVSTSETIEYLESVRHAAQPVPVP is encoded by the coding sequence GTGCCGACACCTGGGAACCCCAAACCGTGGTCCGGCGTGATCCCGGCGGCGGATCTGGAGACCTTCGGCCGCGAGTTCGCGCCCGAAGACCGGCCGCTCACGGCGGGCACGTCGCCCGCGCTCGTGGTGGTGGACATGACGAAGGCGTTCGTCGACTCCACCTACCCGACCGGTTTCTCGCCCACCGGCCGGCCGGCCCTGGCGGCGAACGCGGAACTGCTCGCCGCGTCGCGGCGAGCCGGCATCCCGGTGTTCTTCACCAAGGCCTACGCCGAACCCGATCACCGCCCCCGGCCGGCCGAGCGCGGCCGGTGGAAGCTCAACCCGCGGCCCGTCCCGCTCCCCGACGGCACCCCGCCCGGCGATGCGCTGCCCCCGGAGCTCACCCCGCTCAACGACGAGATCGTCATCAACAAGGGCGGCAAGCCGAGCGCGTTCTTCGGCACGCCGCTGGCGTCCTACCTGATCCACGCGGGATGCGACACCGTCATCGTCACCGGGATGACGACCAGCGGCTGCGTGCGCGCCACCGTCCTGGACGCGTTCCAGTACAACTTCCACGTCGTCGTGCCGTTCGAATGCTGCGCCGACCGCAGCCAGATCTCCCACCAGGTCAACCTGTTCGACATGCACATGAAGTACGCCGAGGTGGTCAGCACGAGCGAGACCATCGAGTACCTGGAGTCGGTCCGCCACGCGGCCCAGCCGGTGCCGGTACCCTGA
- a CDS encoding 2-hydroxyacid dehydrogenase, producing the protein MVNPTVVSFPEWDHMLAAAADVMRGPDEATRRRLEAFFAPEVVDLDALFAAGHIPDAAIDMPAKGDTGYAPDPGTRVLVVRRTRVDRQLLDRLPQLRHVQKLGERRDTIDVAAAGERGITLDFVPRPALEATADHAVLLVMAALRELPRLDRTTRESTVAAGSAEPGSTAYNWPGVAFGRTLSASTVGIIGLGEVGLLVARRLRAAGARVVWTSLRGRPQRTVDGLEYLPLDDLLAESDAVSLHIPSTADNRHVVDAAFLGKMRADAVLVNVSRGLLIDEHALAQALRRGELRFAALDVHGSEPVPADNPLLDSERVILTPHVAGGPRSLMTQELLDLSRGVSRALAAGREVAR; encoded by the coding sequence ATGGTCAACCCCACCGTCGTGAGCTTCCCCGAGTGGGACCACATGCTCGCTGCCGCAGCCGACGTGATGCGCGGACCGGACGAGGCGACCCGCCGGCGCCTGGAGGCGTTCTTCGCCCCCGAGGTGGTCGATCTGGACGCGCTCTTCGCCGCGGGCCACATCCCGGACGCCGCCATCGACATGCCGGCCAAGGGGGACACCGGCTACGCGCCCGACCCCGGCACCCGCGTGCTCGTCGTCCGCCGGACCCGGGTGGACCGGCAGCTGCTGGACCGGCTGCCGCAGCTGCGGCACGTCCAGAAGCTCGGCGAGCGGCGGGACACCATTGACGTCGCCGCGGCGGGCGAGCGCGGCATCACGCTCGACTTCGTGCCCCGCCCGGCGCTGGAAGCGACGGCCGACCACGCCGTGCTGCTCGTGATGGCGGCGCTGCGGGAGCTGCCCCGGCTGGACCGGACCACCCGGGAGTCGACCGTCGCGGCCGGTTCCGCCGAACCCGGATCCACCGCCTACAACTGGCCCGGTGTCGCGTTCGGACGGACGTTGTCCGCGAGCACCGTCGGCATCATCGGACTCGGCGAGGTCGGGCTGCTCGTCGCCCGGCGCCTGCGCGCCGCCGGCGCCCGGGTGGTGTGGACCTCGCTCCGCGGCCGTCCACAACGGACGGTCGACGGCCTGGAGTACCTGCCGCTGGACGACCTGCTCGCCGAAAGCGACGCGGTGAGCCTGCACATCCCGAGCACGGCGGACAACCGTCACGTCGTCGACGCCGCCTTCCTCGGCAAGATGCGGGCCGACGCGGTGCTCGTCAACGTCTCCCGGGGACTGCTCATCGACGAGCACGCCCTGGCGCAAGCCCTGCGCCGCGGCGAACTCCGCTTCGCCGCCCTCGACGTCCACGGAAGCGAACCCGTCCCCGCGGACAACCCGCTCCTGGACTCCGAACGGGTCATCCTGACCCCGCACGTCGCCGGCGGCCCGCGCTCGCTGATGACCCAGGAGCTGCTGGACCTCAGCCGTGGCGTGAGCCGCGCCCTCGCGGCCGGACGCGAGGTCGCGCGGTGA
- a CDS encoding amidohydrolase family protein — protein MLDLLVRDVRALTVSDDRPRAHAVGVLHGRIVGLDEEVEGLAARTVIDGGGAVLTPGFADAHNHMVWYGLSLAEIDLSVCRTLDELYDTVAARAAQLPADAWVIGSKYDDFVLGGHPDRAALDRAGGGRPVWLKHRSAHMCTVSSAILQQAGVLDAAVRVPEGGVVARDDDGVPTGLLAEQAQQLVDALVKPYPVEELAAAIERAAKVYVTEGLTSVTEAGIGGGWIGHSPAEASAYQLARARGALPVRVELMPASEVLHPLGGNPADTGSIGVDLGLRSGFGDEFLRLGPMKIFTDGALSSRTAALTEPFCSHGGLGVLQDDPKVLRDTIVAAHRSGWRVAAHAIGDRAIDLTLDAFEEAQRVLPRPDVRHRIEHAAMVRPDQLPRLVALGVVPVPQARFLYEIGDTMAEALGASRVPWLYRQKSLVAAGLRVPGSSDRPCVGVGAPLAGLRSMVERTTSAGVVLSPDERVDGTEALRAYTAHPAWASHQEHERGRLAPGLWADMVLLDDDPTTVPSARISEIGVLATFVGGRCVHGAGNVRADGPVPA, from the coding sequence GTGCTCGATCTCCTGGTGCGCGACGTACGTGCGCTGACCGTGTCCGACGACCGTCCCCGGGCGCACGCCGTGGGCGTGCTGCACGGGCGGATCGTCGGCCTCGACGAGGAGGTTGAGGGGCTGGCCGCCCGGACCGTGATCGACGGCGGTGGCGCGGTGCTCACGCCCGGGTTCGCCGACGCGCACAACCACATGGTCTGGTACGGCCTGTCACTGGCCGAGATCGACCTGTCGGTCTGCCGCACCCTGGACGAGCTCTACGACACCGTCGCCGCGCGCGCCGCGCAACTGCCCGCCGACGCCTGGGTGATCGGCTCGAAGTACGACGACTTCGTCCTCGGCGGCCACCCCGACCGCGCCGCGCTGGACCGCGCCGGCGGCGGCCGTCCGGTGTGGCTCAAGCACCGGTCGGCGCACATGTGCACGGTCAGCTCCGCGATCCTGCAGCAGGCCGGGGTGCTCGATGCCGCGGTGCGCGTGCCCGAGGGCGGGGTGGTCGCCCGTGACGACGACGGCGTCCCGACCGGGCTGCTCGCCGAGCAGGCACAGCAGCTGGTGGATGCGCTGGTCAAGCCCTACCCGGTGGAGGAGCTGGCGGCCGCGATCGAGCGGGCCGCGAAGGTGTACGTCACGGAGGGCCTGACCTCGGTGACCGAGGCCGGGATCGGCGGCGGCTGGATCGGCCACAGCCCGGCCGAGGCGTCGGCCTACCAGCTCGCGCGTGCCCGCGGCGCCCTGCCGGTGCGGGTCGAGCTGATGCCGGCCAGCGAGGTGCTGCACCCCCTCGGTGGCAACCCCGCCGACACCGGGTCGATCGGGGTGGATCTGGGCCTGCGCAGCGGGTTCGGTGACGAGTTCCTCCGGCTCGGCCCGATGAAGATCTTCACCGACGGCGCGCTGAGCAGCCGGACCGCCGCCCTGACCGAGCCGTTCTGCTCGCACGGCGGCCTCGGTGTGCTGCAGGACGACCCGAAGGTGCTGCGCGACACCATCGTCGCCGCCCACCGCAGCGGCTGGCGGGTCGCCGCGCACGCGATCGGCGACCGGGCCATCGATCTGACGCTGGACGCGTTCGAGGAGGCCCAGCGGGTGCTCCCGCGCCCGGACGTGCGGCACCGCATCGAGCACGCCGCCATGGTGCGGCCCGACCAGCTGCCGCGGCTGGTCGCGCTGGGGGTGGTGCCGGTACCGCAGGCGCGGTTCCTGTACGAGATCGGCGACACCATGGCCGAGGCGCTCGGCGCGTCCCGGGTGCCGTGGTTGTACCGCCAGAAGTCGCTGGTGGCGGCCGGGCTGCGGGTGCCGGGCAGTTCCGACCGGCCGTGTGTCGGGGTCGGCGCCCCGCTGGCGGGGCTGCGCTCGATGGTGGAGCGCACGACCAGCGCGGGCGTGGTCCTCAGCCCGGACGAGCGGGTCGACGGGACGGAGGCGCTGCGCGCCTACACCGCGCACCCGGCGTGGGCGTCGCACCAGGAGCACGAGCGGGGCCGGCTCGCGCCCGGGCTGTGGGCGGACATGGTGCTGCTCGACGACGACCCGACCACCGTGCCGAGCGCGCGGATCAGCGAGATCGGCGTCCTGGCCACCTTCGTCGGCGGCCGGTGCGTGCACGGCGCCGGGAACGTGCGGGCCGACGGCCCGGTGCCGGCCTGA
- a CDS encoding MarR family winged helix-turn-helix transcriptional regulator, whose translation MAEDAPRLDDQVCFALYAASRAVTSLYRPLLDELGLTYPQYLVMLALWEHGELSVKELGRALSLDSGTLSPLLKRLEKLELVRRERRADDERSVCIRLTGKGDELRAMAAPLPGVVGTAMGLPAAGLEELRATLRGLTDSVNAYRESRTDV comes from the coding sequence ATGGCCGAGGACGCACCACGACTCGACGATCAGGTCTGCTTCGCGTTGTACGCCGCCTCGCGTGCGGTGACTTCGCTGTACCGTCCCCTGCTCGACGAGCTGGGGCTCACCTATCCGCAGTATCTGGTGATGCTGGCGCTGTGGGAGCACGGCGAACTCTCGGTCAAGGAGCTCGGCCGGGCGCTGTCGCTGGACTCCGGCACGCTGTCGCCGCTGCTCAAGCGTCTGGAGAAGCTCGAGCTGGTGCGCCGTGAACGGCGCGCCGACGACGAGCGGTCGGTGTGCATCCGGCTCACCGGCAAGGGGGACGAGCTGCGGGCGATGGCGGCCCCGCTGCCCGGGGTGGTCGGCACGGCGATGGGCCTGCCGGCAGCCGGTCTGGAGGAGCTGCGCGCGACGTTACGTGGGCTGACCGATTCGGTGAACGCCTACCGCGAGTCCCGGACTGACGTATAA
- a CDS encoding MFS transporter, whose amino-acid sequence MTTDTAHGQATVPIRRIALASFIGTCIEYFDFFIFSTASALVINKLFFPALDPLAGTLAAFAAFGVAFFMRPFGGMLFGHFGDRIGRKRMLVLSLLIMGVGTASVGLLPTYAQIGVWAPILLVVTRMLQGLAVGGEWSGAVLLAAEHAPPSRRAFFSSWPQVGIPAGLVMSSAVFYFVGLMPHDAMMSWGWRLPFIASAILVVIGLYVRLRIDESPAFKAVRERGEVAKFPALELVRTAKKSVVIALLAHAGNSVVFYMASVFGLKYAADRGTGSGGMLLALIVAAALQVVTIPLSAVLADRYGRRPVMAVGAVLTVILAFPVFWLLGAGHFLPSLVALVLAISVLHALLYGPEASFLLELFETRLRYTGSAVGYQIGSMLFSGPTPFIAAALFAWAQSIWPLAAYMILSGLLTVIGVAMAKETRAMEFVSGRSRGALDKVE is encoded by the coding sequence ATGACTACCGACACCGCGCACGGTCAAGCCACCGTGCCGATCCGGAGGATCGCGCTCGCGAGCTTCATCGGAACCTGCATCGAGTACTTCGACTTCTTCATCTTCAGCACGGCATCGGCCCTCGTCATCAACAAGCTGTTCTTCCCGGCACTGGATCCGCTGGCCGGAACCCTCGCCGCGTTCGCCGCGTTCGGTGTCGCGTTCTTCATGCGCCCCTTCGGCGGCATGCTGTTCGGGCACTTCGGTGACCGGATCGGCCGCAAGCGGATGCTGGTGCTCAGCCTCCTGATCATGGGCGTCGGCACCGCGTCCGTGGGGCTGCTGCCGACCTACGCGCAGATCGGCGTCTGGGCGCCGATCCTGCTCGTCGTCACCCGCATGCTGCAGGGTCTCGCCGTCGGCGGGGAGTGGAGCGGCGCGGTCCTCCTCGCGGCCGAGCACGCGCCCCCGTCCCGGCGTGCGTTCTTCAGCAGCTGGCCGCAGGTCGGGATCCCGGCCGGACTGGTGATGTCCTCGGCGGTCTTCTACTTCGTGGGCCTGATGCCGCACGACGCGATGATGAGCTGGGGATGGCGGCTGCCGTTCATCGCGAGCGCGATCCTGGTCGTGATCGGCCTCTACGTGCGCCTGCGCATCGACGAATCGCCGGCCTTCAAGGCGGTGCGCGAGCGCGGTGAGGTGGCCAAGTTCCCCGCACTCGAGCTCGTGCGCACGGCGAAGAAGTCGGTCGTCATCGCGCTGCTGGCGCACGCCGGGAACAGCGTGGTGTTCTACATGGCTTCGGTGTTCGGCCTGAAGTACGCCGCGGACCGGGGGACCGGCAGCGGTGGCATGCTGCTCGCCCTGATCGTGGCGGCCGCGCTGCAGGTCGTGACGATCCCGTTGTCGGCGGTCCTGGCCGACCGCTACGGCCGTCGCCCGGTGATGGCGGTGGGTGCCGTCCTGACGGTCATCCTGGCCTTCCCGGTCTTCTGGCTGCTCGGCGCCGGGCACTTCCTGCCCAGTCTGGTGGCGCTGGTGCTGGCGATCTCCGTACTGCACGCGCTGCTGTACGGCCCGGAGGCGAGCTTCCTGCTCGAACTGTTCGAAACGCGGCTCCGTTACACCGGTTCCGCGGTCGGTTACCAGATCGGCAGTATGCTCTTCAGCGGTCCCACGCCATTCATCGCGGCGGCCCTGTTCGCCTGGGCGCAGTCGATCTGGCCGCTGGCGGCTTACATGATCCTTTCCGGGCTGCTCACCGTGATCGGAGTGGCGATGGCGAAGGAGACCCGGGCGATGGAATTCGTATCGGGCCGCTCCCGTGGAGCTCTCGACAAGGTCGAGTAG
- a CDS encoding FadR/GntR family transcriptional regulator has product MGRVHLGKGIGHMELGEKILRPREQVEQALKKAILSSKLGTGERLPSEAELARQFGVSRPTIREALSSLQMQGLIRRVPGAGGGSFVQPVDHQSLGEVVRASMQNLVRLGSVSFEEVSLARQHLEVPCAGLAAENRSAEDLEELRQVVREQKTRSVDDPLIAELDMRFHTIIARMSGNRVLASLVHALHHESEPVRYLDLSPEVGRHTVAQHQRIVQAIEAQDRQAAEAAISEHLAYLREHIRAALADQPAGGNGRPAPAGV; this is encoded by the coding sequence ATGGGACGCGTGCACCTCGGGAAGGGGATCGGACACATGGAGCTCGGGGAGAAGATTCTCCGCCCGCGTGAACAGGTCGAGCAGGCACTGAAGAAGGCGATCCTGAGCAGCAAGCTGGGCACCGGCGAACGCCTGCCGTCGGAGGCCGAGCTCGCGCGGCAGTTCGGCGTCAGCCGCCCGACCATCCGCGAGGCGTTGTCGTCGCTGCAGATGCAGGGACTGATCCGCCGCGTGCCCGGCGCGGGCGGCGGCAGCTTCGTCCAGCCCGTGGACCACCAGTCCCTCGGCGAGGTGGTGCGCGCCTCGATGCAGAACCTCGTGCGGCTCGGCAGCGTCAGCTTCGAGGAGGTGTCCCTGGCGCGCCAGCACCTCGAGGTCCCGTGCGCGGGGCTGGCCGCCGAGAACCGGTCCGCCGAGGACCTGGAGGAGCTGCGCCAGGTGGTGCGCGAGCAGAAGACGCGCTCGGTGGACGACCCGCTGATCGCCGAGCTGGACATGCGCTTCCACACCATCATCGCCCGGATGTCGGGCAACCGGGTGCTCGCGTCACTGGTCCACGCGCTGCACCACGAGTCGGAGCCGGTGCGCTACCTCGACCTCTCGCCGGAGGTCGGACGCCACACGGTGGCCCAGCACCAGCGGATCGTGCAGGCGATCGAGGCGCAGGACCGGCAGGCCGCGGAAGCGGCGATCAGCGAACACCTCGCCTACCTGCGGGAGCACATCAGGGCCGCGCTCGCGGACCAGCCGGCCGGCGGAAACGGCCGGCCGGCCCCGGCGGGGGTCTGA
- a CDS encoding NAD(P)-dependent oxidoreductase — protein MSDIYPERVGFVGAGRMAQPMIRRLAAHGKHEIGVYDRDPAATERLTGLPSVTVHRDPGSLFEASELAILSLPGPAAVEGTVSELLAGRTPERLTIVNTSTSGIVTSKKCAERLAGTGVQLVDAPVSGGMVAAERGALTFIVSGPAEAVRTARPVLELLGEHLFDVGREPGLAQAVKSANNMLGLSALLATAEAAVVLTRLGVDLAQAIDVFNASSGRNSATLEKFPREVLTGRFDFGFSFASVVKDLSLFLEAARDAGLDPAVATHAHAAWQQAAEDGYADLDCTRVVQYVAGDLGAESTVD, from the coding sequence ATGTCCGACATTTACCCGGAGCGGGTCGGTTTCGTGGGCGCCGGCCGGATGGCGCAGCCGATGATCCGGCGGCTGGCCGCGCACGGCAAGCACGAGATCGGGGTCTACGACCGCGATCCCGCCGCCACCGAGCGGCTGACCGGACTGCCGTCGGTGACCGTGCACCGCGATCCGGGCTCGCTGTTCGAGGCCAGCGAGCTCGCGATCCTCAGCCTGCCCGGGCCGGCCGCGGTCGAGGGCACGGTGTCCGAGCTGCTCGCCGGGCGCACCCCGGAGCGGCTCACGATCGTGAACACCTCCACCTCGGGGATCGTGACCAGCAAGAAGTGCGCCGAGCGACTGGCCGGCACCGGTGTGCAGCTCGTCGACGCCCCGGTCAGCGGCGGGATGGTGGCCGCCGAACGCGGCGCCCTGACCTTCATCGTGTCCGGCCCGGCGGAGGCGGTGCGCACCGCACGTCCGGTGCTCGAGCTCCTGGGCGAGCACCTGTTCGACGTCGGCCGCGAGCCCGGGCTGGCCCAGGCCGTCAAGAGCGCGAACAACATGCTCGGCCTGTCCGCCCTGCTGGCCACCGCGGAAGCGGCGGTCGTGCTGACCCGGCTGGGCGTCGACCTCGCGCAGGCGATCGACGTCTTCAACGCCAGCAGCGGCCGCAACTCCGCCACGCTGGAGAAGTTCCCGCGGGAGGTGCTGACCGGCCGGTTCGACTTCGGGTTCAGCTTCGCCTCGGTGGTCAAGGACCTGAGCCTGTTCCTGGAAGCGGCGCGGGACGCCGGCCTGGACCCCGCCGTGGCCACCCACGCGCACGCCGCGTGGCAGCAGGCCGCCGAGGACGGGTACGCGGACCTCGACTGCACCCGGGTGGTCCAGTACGTCGCGGGGGACCTCGGCGCGGAATCCACCGTTGACTAA
- a CDS encoding AMP-binding protein → MTTLPVRRPLAAALDGQYSPIDDDTAARWRAEGWWEDRSVRSLLTEAAQAHPDRIALVGRRSDGSRVTRTYREFDEGAHHVASVLAHLGVGVGDAVVVMLPNWVEYPELVFGINEVGAIYAGIPVAYGPRQAAAILRRSKAKVLVIPRRWRSTHHLEMARALRAELPALQHILVLDEDGSDLGPGESRWADHAGVPTRTFPDPDPDRICYLGFTSGTTGEPKGAMHSHNTLIYSARQQANHIGAKVFGEPMVQLVASPAGHHTGFEWGILFTTLLAGTGVHVDRWDPEWGTRIIREEGVTTFFGAPTFLQDMLRTDLAGDPACPLTCLVIAGAPVPRNLPAQAAAALGAYVAPAWGMTECSILTSCTPAEGEAILRTDGSVFAGSAVRIVDATGTEVGAGEVGDLVMRGPGVVHGYYDRPDATDEAYLPGLWFRTGDRASVDEHGWLSLRGRSKDVIIRGGENIPVTDVESLIFDHPDVLNAAVVGLPDPRLGERVCAVLVLRPGRPELTVGTLGEYLLARGLSKHYLPERVEVLGELPMTPSGKIQKFKLRELLG, encoded by the coding sequence ATGACGACACTCCCGGTCCGCCGGCCGCTGGCGGCGGCACTGGACGGGCAGTACTCACCGATCGACGACGACACCGCGGCACGGTGGCGCGCCGAGGGCTGGTGGGAGGACCGCTCCGTGCGGTCCCTGCTGACCGAGGCCGCGCAGGCCCATCCGGACCGGATCGCGCTGGTCGGCCGCCGCTCCGACGGCAGCCGGGTCACCCGGACCTACCGGGAGTTCGACGAGGGTGCCCATCACGTCGCCAGCGTGCTCGCCCACCTGGGTGTCGGTGTGGGCGACGCCGTGGTCGTGATGCTGCCGAACTGGGTGGAGTACCCGGAACTGGTCTTCGGCATCAACGAGGTCGGCGCGATCTACGCGGGAATCCCGGTGGCCTACGGCCCCCGGCAGGCGGCGGCGATCCTGCGCCGCAGCAAGGCCAAGGTGCTGGTGATCCCGCGCCGCTGGCGCAGCACCCACCACCTGGAGATGGCCCGCGCCCTGCGGGCCGAGCTGCCCGCGTTGCAGCACATCCTCGTCCTGGACGAGGACGGCTCGGACCTGGGCCCGGGGGAGTCGCGGTGGGCCGACCACGCCGGTGTGCCCACCCGGACGTTCCCGGACCCGGACCCGGACCGGATCTGCTACCTCGGCTTCACCTCCGGCACCACGGGCGAGCCCAAGGGTGCGATGCACAGCCACAACACGCTGATCTACTCCGCCCGGCAGCAGGCGAACCACATCGGGGCGAAGGTCTTCGGCGAGCCGATGGTGCAGCTGGTCGCCTCGCCGGCCGGCCACCACACCGGGTTCGAGTGGGGCATCCTGTTCACCACGCTGCTCGCCGGCACCGGTGTGCACGTCGACCGCTGGGACCCGGAGTGGGGCACGCGGATCATCCGCGAGGAGGGCGTGACCACCTTCTTCGGCGCGCCGACCTTCCTGCAGGACATGCTGCGCACGGACCTCGCCGGCGACCCGGCGTGCCCGCTGACCTGCCTGGTGATCGCCGGAGCCCCGGTTCCCCGCAACCTGCCGGCGCAGGCCGCTGCCGCGCTCGGCGCCTACGTCGCCCCCGCGTGGGGCATGACCGAGTGCAGCATCCTCACCTCCTGCACCCCGGCGGAGGGCGAGGCGATCCTGCGCACCGACGGGTCGGTGTTCGCCGGATCCGCGGTCCGGATCGTCGACGCGACCGGTACGGAGGTCGGCGCGGGGGAGGTCGGGGACCTGGTCATGCGCGGCCCGGGGGTCGTGCACGGCTACTACGACCGGCCCGACGCCACCGATGAGGCGTACCTGCCGGGTCTGTGGTTCCGCACCGGGGACCGGGCGAGCGTGGACGAGCACGGGTGGCTCTCCTTGCGGGGCCGCAGCAAGGACGTCATCATCCGCGGCGGTGAGAACATCCCGGTGACCGATGTGGAGTCCCTCATCTTCGATCACCCGGACGTGCTCAACGCCGCCGTGGTCGGCCTGCCCGACCCGCGGCTGGGGGAGCGGGTCTGCGCGGTCCTGGTGCTCCGGCCGGGGCGCCCGGAACTCACGGTGGGCACGCTGGGGGAGTACCTGCTCGCGCGGGGGCTGTCGAAGCACTACCTGCCGGAGCGGGTGGAGGTGCTCGGCGAGCTGCCGATGACGCCCAGCGGGAAGATCCAGAAGTTCAAGCTCCGCGAACTCCTGGGCTGA
- a CDS encoding carboxymuconolactone decarboxylase family protein has product MSEAQDYIDELARRRGYAFRLHKILAGADLDLLKAMDGMVAQAYLTERRLDKRTKELLFILSLTVMRAPHTQIVTHIKLALAAGATPEEILEAIEIALPEAGIVAFQGGVQAWAEVVGAPELEPRTE; this is encoded by the coding sequence GTGAGCGAGGCGCAGGACTACATCGACGAGCTGGCGCGGCGGCGGGGGTACGCGTTCCGGCTGCACAAGATCCTGGCCGGCGCCGACCTCGACCTGCTCAAGGCGATGGACGGCATGGTCGCGCAGGCCTACCTCACCGAGCGGCGGCTGGACAAGCGCACCAAGGAGCTGCTGTTCATCCTGAGCCTGACGGTCATGCGCGCCCCGCACACGCAGATCGTCACGCACATCAAGCTGGCCCTCGCCGCGGGGGCCACGCCGGAGGAAATCCTCGAGGCGATCGAGATCGCACTGCCCGAAGCGGGCATCGTGGCCTTCCAGGGCGGTGTGCAGGCGTGGGCCGAGGTCGTCGGCGCACCCGAGCTCGAACCCCGCACGGAATGA